From a region of the Actinomadura luzonensis genome:
- a CDS encoding SDR family oxidoreductase → MSTVALITGAASGIGAATARRLSAAGARCVLVDLDAEGAERLAKEIDGAWLSADVSTEEASLEAVALAERRYGRLDLVHLNAGMTGRVDLADFDLARYRQVVGVNMDGVVFGARAAVPLLERSGGGAIVVTASLAGLVGFAGDPIYTMTKHAVVGLVRALAEPLAARNIRISAVCPGFTDTPLVAAAREMFTSAGFPLLTAEDVAAAVESAFYTDTPGTLLVVQPGRQPVPYRYAGVPGPAGGQRPPKVEPQAE, encoded by the coding sequence ATGAGCACAGTTGCACTGATCACCGGAGCGGCGAGCGGCATCGGCGCCGCCACCGCGCGGCGCCTGTCGGCGGCCGGCGCCCGGTGCGTCCTCGTCGACCTCGACGCCGAGGGCGCCGAGCGGCTGGCGAAGGAGATCGACGGCGCGTGGCTGTCCGCCGACGTCAGCACCGAGGAGGCGTCCCTGGAGGCCGTGGCGCTGGCCGAGCGCCGCTACGGCCGGCTCGACCTCGTGCACCTCAACGCCGGCATGACCGGCCGGGTCGACCTCGCCGACTTCGACCTGGCCCGCTACCGCCAGGTCGTGGGCGTCAACATGGACGGCGTGGTGTTCGGCGCCCGCGCCGCCGTGCCGCTGCTCGAACGCTCCGGCGGCGGCGCGATCGTGGTCACCGCGTCCCTCGCCGGGCTCGTCGGCTTCGCCGGCGACCCGATCTACACCATGACCAAGCACGCCGTGGTCGGCCTGGTCCGGGCGCTGGCCGAGCCGCTGGCCGCCCGCAACATCCGCATCAGCGCGGTCTGCCCCGGCTTCACCGACACGCCGCTCGTCGCCGCGGCCAGGGAGATGTTCACCAGCGCCGGGTTCCCGCTGCTCACGGCCGAGGACGTGGCCGCCGCCGTCGAGTCCGCCTTCTACACCGACACGCCCGGCACGCTCCTCGTCGTCCAGCCGGGCCGGCAGCCGGTGCCGTACCGCTACGCGGGGGTGCCGGGCCCGGCCGGCGGCCAGCGTCCGCCGAAGGTCGAGCCGCAGGCCGAATAG
- a CDS encoding phosphotransferase family protein, with protein MTVPGIDRPRLVEWMGRNVPDAGEPLAVSLISGGRSNLTYLVEARERRLVLRRPPLGHVLPTAHDMRREWRVISALAPTPVPVPEPVAFCADEDVIGAPFYLMGHVPGTAVRTRDELGDPAPEQVRRLSERLAEVLAAIHAVDYREVGLGDFGRPEGYLARQLDRWSQQWERSKTADLPEYDRLVRRLRDRLPPEAPGTLVHGDYRLDNTLVRPGDLEILAVVDWEMSTLGDPLADLGLTLTYWHSRGDDERAGIPVSGDATLAPGFLDAAEFAAHYAKASGREIGDLGFYVAFGNFKLAVIIEGIHARFRQGKTVGEGFDRIGAAVPTLIARAHRTLDQL; from the coding sequence ATGACCGTACCTGGCATCGACCGGCCCCGCCTGGTCGAGTGGATGGGCCGCAACGTGCCGGACGCCGGCGAGCCCCTGGCAGTCTCCCTCATCTCGGGCGGCAGGTCCAACCTCACCTACCTGGTGGAGGCCCGCGAGCGGCGGCTCGTGCTGCGCCGCCCGCCGCTCGGGCACGTGCTGCCCACCGCCCACGACATGCGCCGCGAGTGGCGCGTCATCTCCGCGCTCGCGCCGACCCCGGTTCCGGTGCCCGAGCCCGTCGCCTTCTGCGCCGACGAGGACGTGATCGGCGCCCCGTTCTACCTGATGGGCCACGTCCCCGGCACCGCCGTGCGCACCAGGGACGAACTCGGCGACCCCGCGCCCGAGCAGGTGCGGCGGCTGTCGGAGCGGCTGGCCGAGGTGCTGGCCGCCATCCACGCCGTGGACTACCGCGAGGTGGGGCTCGGCGACTTCGGGCGGCCCGAGGGCTACCTGGCCCGCCAGCTCGACCGCTGGTCCCAGCAGTGGGAGCGGTCGAAGACGGCCGACCTGCCGGAGTACGACCGGCTCGTCCGGCGGCTGCGCGACCGGCTGCCCCCGGAGGCCCCCGGCACGCTCGTGCACGGCGACTACCGGCTCGACAACACCCTCGTCCGGCCCGGCGACCTGGAGATCCTGGCCGTGGTGGACTGGGAGATGTCCACGCTCGGCGATCCGCTGGCCGACCTCGGGCTGACGCTGACGTACTGGCACAGCAGGGGCGACGACGAGCGGGCCGGCATCCCGGTCTCCGGCGACGCCACGCTGGCGCCCGGCTTCCTCGACGCCGCCGAGTTCGCCGCCCACTACGCCAAGGCGTCCGGGCGCGAGATCGGCGACCTCGGCTTCTACGTGGCCTTCGGCAACTTCAAGCTGGCGGTCATCATCGAGGGTATCCACGCGCGCTTCCGCCAGGGTAAGACCGTGGGGGAGGGGTTCGACCGGATCGGCGCGGCCGTGCCGACGCTGATCGCGCGCGCCCACCGCACGCTCGACCAGCTCTGA
- a CDS encoding GNAT family N-acetyltransferase: MSRWRALQESDPAFDNPFLSPEFTLTVGELRDLVQVAVLYDGPEIVGFFPFERHPMGIGKPVAAGLTDAQGLVHVKDLEIDARRLIKDCGLAVYEFDHLVSGQPLMGPRSERFPSPIIDLRDGYERYTAFLKDNSGKTYKSTLAKSRKLEREAGTLRHEYAVTSLEPLRTLLGWKTDQYRRTGRTDRFAHQWIVELVERLLATQTDSFAGVLDMVYAGDRPVAGHFGVRTRTTLAGWFPAYDTAFAKYSPGLIQHLAMAEKAAAAGIEVIDMGRGQKEYKDKLKTGELEVAEGRVARASAAAGVHWMMRVPVRKTRATVMANPLLLKTADKALKTYGRFRTVIQR; the protein is encoded by the coding sequence GTGAGCCGATGGCGGGCTCTGCAGGAGTCCGACCCCGCCTTCGACAATCCCTTCCTGTCCCCCGAGTTCACCCTCACGGTGGGCGAGCTTCGTGATCTCGTGCAGGTCGCCGTCCTGTACGACGGGCCGGAGATCGTCGGGTTCTTCCCCTTCGAACGCCACCCGATGGGCATCGGCAAGCCGGTCGCGGCCGGCCTCACCGACGCGCAGGGGCTGGTCCACGTGAAGGACCTGGAGATCGACGCGCGCCGGCTGATCAAGGACTGCGGCCTCGCCGTCTACGAGTTCGACCACCTGGTGTCCGGCCAGCCGCTCATGGGCCCGCGCAGCGAGCGCTTCCCGTCGCCGATCATCGACCTGCGCGACGGCTACGAGCGCTACACGGCGTTCCTGAAGGACAACTCCGGCAAGACGTACAAGAGCACCCTGGCGAAGTCGCGCAAGCTCGAGCGCGAGGCGGGCACGCTGCGCCACGAGTACGCCGTCACCTCGCTGGAGCCGCTGCGCACGCTGCTCGGCTGGAAGACCGACCAGTACCGGCGCACCGGCCGCACCGACCGCTTCGCCCACCAGTGGATCGTCGAGCTGGTCGAGCGGCTGCTGGCCACCCAGACCGACTCCTTCGCGGGCGTGCTCGACATGGTCTACGCCGGCGACCGGCCGGTGGCCGGGCACTTCGGCGTGCGCACCCGCACCACGCTGGCCGGCTGGTTCCCCGCCTACGACACCGCTTTCGCCAAGTACTCCCCCGGCCTCATCCAGCACCTGGCGATGGCCGAGAAGGCCGCCGCGGCCGGGATCGAGGTGATCGACATGGGGCGCGGGCAGAAGGAGTACAAGGACAAGCTCAAGACCGGCGAGCTGGAGGTGGCCGAGGGCCGCGTGGCCAGGGCCAGCGCGGCGGCGGGCGTGCACTGGATGATGCGCGTGCCGGTGCGCAAGACCCGGGCGACCGTCATGGCCAATCCGCTGCTTCTCAAAACAGCTGACAAGGCATTGAAAACCTACGGGCGCTTCCGTACCGTCATACAGCGGTGA